One region of uncultured Sulfurimonas sp. genomic DNA includes:
- the hypE gene encoding hydrogenase expression/formation protein HypE gives MTKTITLAQGNGGQENNELISKVFYKAFANEILEKSEDAAIIHGGELAFSTDSFTVSPLFFAGADIGKLAVCGTCNDLAMMGAQPKYLTCSVIIEEGFPVRDLEKIVRSMKKELEVNGAVVVSGDTKVVPRGSVDKIFINTTGVGEVLKKGISSNNITQNDVILVNRDIGCHGATIFAAREDIDMSSSLESDCASLFPQVKALLDADIKITALRDATRGGVSAVLNEWSAQSNVCIEVEEENLPVSDEVNGICEMLGFEAAALANEGTFVLAINKEDADKAVEILKTFENNSRATIIGKVTDLHLQKVILNSSWGTKRFLDTPSGELLPRIC, from the coding sequence ATGACAAAAACAATTACACTAGCTCAAGGTAACGGCGGACAAGAGAACAATGAACTAATTTCAAAAGTGTTTTATAAAGCTTTTGCTAATGAGATATTGGAGAAGAGCGAAGACGCGGCTATTATCCATGGTGGTGAACTAGCGTTCTCTACTGATAGTTTTACGGTAAGCCCACTTTTTTTTGCTGGAGCAGACATAGGTAAACTTGCTGTGTGTGGAACTTGTAATGACCTTGCTATGATGGGTGCACAACCTAAATACTTAACTTGTAGTGTTATTATCGAAGAGGGATTTCCTGTAAGAGATTTAGAGAAGATTGTTCGTAGCATGAAAAAAGAGCTTGAAGTAAACGGTGCTGTTGTTGTAAGTGGCGATACTAAAGTCGTACCACGTGGAAGTGTCGATAAGATTTTCATAAATACTACGGGAGTCGGTGAAGTTCTAAAAAAAGGCATTAGCTCAAACAACATAACACAAAATGATGTCATCCTTGTAAATCGCGATATCGGTTGTCATGGTGCGACTATTTTTGCCGCTAGAGAAGACATAGATATGAGTAGTTCACTAGAGAGTGACTGTGCTTCACTTTTTCCTCAGGTAAAAGCTCTGTTAGATGCAGACATAAAAATAACGGCTCTTAGAGATGCAACCAGAGGTGGAGTGAGTGCCGTTTTAAATGAATGGTCTGCGCAGTCAAATGTTTGTATAGAAGTAGAAGAAGAGAATCTTCCTGTGAGTGATGAGGTTAATGGCATCTGTGAGATGCTAGGCTTTGAAGCGGCAGCTCTTGCAAATGAAGGAACATTTGTTCTTGCTATAAACAAAGAAGATGCAGACAAAGCTGTGGAAATATTAAAAACATTTGAAAATAATTCTCGTGCGACTATTATAGGAAAAGTTACAGACTTGCATCTCCAAAAAGTCATCTTAAATAGTAGCTGGGGTACAAAAAGATTTTTAGACACTCCAAGCGGTGAACTGCTTCCTCGCATCTGCTAA
- a CDS encoding aldo/keto reductase has translation MNYRYIGKTGLRVTPICLGTMGFGSWSDEAESFKIMDKAYERGINFFDTAELYPVPPKKEYAGATEIIVGKWLKGKQRDSLIIASKVAGAANGWFVPPIRHGFTAVDKFHIKSAIEGSLKRLQTDYIDLYQMHWPDAVVPIEESLRAFEELVKEGKVRYLGTSNDSAYGLTKANETSKRLGISRFESIQNNFSLNNPRFLDELAHVCEKEQISLLPYSPIGGGVLSGKYNGEFYPSEARFSAYLKSEDPRTKAQGTRFVNEKTLGATAKYVEIAKKLDISPVTLAVAYSKQFKFVASTIIGARDATQLDASFAAMDLELSEEVMQEIKNIQLNIMYPMG, from the coding sequence ATGAATTATAGATACATAGGAAAAACAGGGCTTCGTGTTACTCCGATTTGTTTGGGGACTATGGGCTTTGGAAGTTGGAGTGATGAGGCAGAGTCTTTTAAAATTATGGATAAGGCTTATGAGAGAGGTATAAACTTTTTTGACACAGCAGAGCTTTACCCTGTTCCTCCTAAAAAAGAGTATGCTGGAGCAACTGAGATTATTGTTGGTAAGTGGTTAAAAGGCAAACAAAGAGATAGCCTTATAATAGCATCTAAGGTTGCTGGAGCTGCGAACGGTTGGTTTGTTCCTCCTATTCGCCATGGTTTTACAGCTGTTGATAAGTTTCATATTAAGAGTGCTATCGAGGGAAGTTTAAAAAGGTTGCAGACTGATTATATTGACCTTTATCAGATGCATTGGCCAGATGCAGTAGTTCCTATAGAAGAGTCACTTAGAGCTTTTGAAGAGTTAGTTAAAGAGGGAAAAGTTAGATATCTTGGAACTTCAAACGATAGTGCTTATGGACTGACAAAAGCAAATGAGACTTCTAAAAGACTTGGCATCTCTAGATTTGAGTCCATTCAAAATAACTTCTCTTTGAACAATCCAAGATTTTTAGATGAGTTGGCTCATGTGTGTGAGAAAGAACAGATTTCACTTCTTCCTTATTCGCCTATTGGCGGTGGAGTTTTAAGTGGGAAATATAACGGAGAGTTTTATCCATCTGAAGCAAGATTTAGTGCTTACTTGAAGAGTGAAGATCCTAGAACAAAAGCACAGGGAACAAGGTTTGTAAATGAAAAAACGCTTGGAGCTACTGCAAAATATGTTGAAATAGCTAAGAAACTTGATATTTCACCTGTTACTTTAGCTGTTGCGTACTCAAAACAGTTTAAGTTTGTGGCATCTACTATTATAGGTGCGAGAGATGCAACTCAACTAGATGCATCTTTTGCTGCTATGGATTTAGAGCTTAGTGAAGAAGTGATGCAAGAGATAAAAAATATACAACTAAATATTATGTACCCGATGGGATAA
- a CDS encoding VF530 family protein — MSEKEKNKNNPLHGIKLKDILEALVKHYGWKKLAKIIEIRCFMFDPTLNSSLKFLRKTPWAREKVEKLYLEMVGVK; from the coding sequence ATGAGCGAAAAAGAAAAAAACAAGAACAATCCACTGCATGGTATTAAGTTAAAAGATATTTTAGAGGCTCTTGTTAAACACTATGGTTGGAAAAAACTAGCGAAAATCATAGAGATTAGATGCTTTATGTTTGATCCGACTCTGAACTCAAGTCTGAAATTTTTAAGAAAAACTCCCTGGGCGAGAGAGAAAGTTGAAAAACTTTACTTAGAAATGGTAGGTGTAAAATGA
- a CDS encoding hydrogenase maturation protein, with translation MKILLIVSAFNSLTQRVFCELQDMGHIVSVQFAINDKEMIEAVTIFKPDIVFSPYLKKFIPKEIFLNVPTFILHPGIRGDRGHNALDHAIKDEKKEWGVVILRANEEFDGGEIYSEVRFSMRDASKASIYRSEVADATLKALSELFVNLEDENFKATPQLQAPMHKYLTQEDRAIDWQNDTTKEIIRKIKFSDSYPGVLDEFFGIECYLFGVWEEERLRGEPKEVIAKRDGAICVGTKDGAIWISHLMEVGKFKLQSTYVLKDKIKGVKELRLPLIFDLSYKTFYEIGSHCDGDVAYLCFNFHNGAMTSEQCIRLKYAFDYIKEDAKVVVLIGAEEFFSNGIHLNVLEDSKKQGEDGWSNINAMNDVVKSIIFSDEVITVASLHKNAGAGGVFLALACDYVLASDASVLNPHYKTLGLSGSEYHTYTLPKRVGEVKAKELLEECLPISAIKAKEINMIDEVYEKENYFYDLRKYAQTLVDDEDKYDDYIYDKQDYLQENQKYINECKEQELKVMYPEFWDETSEFHTLRHEFVYKVCPIKTPSRLKLRSKRCMNIV, from the coding sequence ATGAAAATACTTCTAATCGTCTCAGCATTTAACTCTCTTACGCAGAGAGTCTTTTGTGAACTCCAAGATATGGGTCATATAGTCTCTGTGCAGTTTGCTATAAATGATAAAGAGATGATAGAAGCAGTTACTATATTCAAACCCGACATTGTTTTCTCCCCATACTTAAAGAAATTTATCCCCAAAGAGATATTTTTAAATGTGCCGACCTTTATCTTGCATCCAGGTATCCGTGGTGATAGAGGTCATAATGCACTTGACCATGCCATAAAAGATGAGAAAAAAGAGTGGGGCGTGGTAATCCTAAGAGCAAACGAAGAGTTTGACGGCGGTGAGATATATAGTGAAGTAAGATTTTCTATGCGAGATGCATCTAAGGCTTCTATATATAGATCAGAAGTTGCAGATGCTACGCTTAAAGCTTTAAGTGAACTATTTGTAAATCTTGAAGATGAAAACTTCAAAGCAACTCCACAACTCCAAGCTCCGATGCACAAGTATTTAACTCAAGAAGATAGAGCAATAGATTGGCAAAACGACACTACTAAAGAGATAATAAGAAAAATCAAATTTAGTGACAGTTACCCAGGCGTATTAGATGAGTTTTTTGGCATCGAGTGTTATCTCTTTGGTGTTTGGGAAGAAGAGCGTTTAAGGGGCGAACCAAAAGAAGTTATAGCAAAACGAGATGGCGCTATTTGCGTAGGGACAAAAGATGGTGCTATTTGGATAAGTCACTTAATGGAAGTTGGCAAGTTTAAACTTCAAAGCACTTATGTTTTAAAAGACAAGATAAAAGGTGTTAAAGAACTTCGTCTTCCTCTGATATTTGACCTTAGTTACAAAACATTTTATGAGATAGGCTCTCATTGTGATGGAGATGTGGCGTACCTTTGTTTTAACTTTCATAACGGCGCTATGACTTCGGAGCAGTGCATTCGACTAAAATATGCATTTGACTATATAAAAGAAGATGCAAAAGTAGTTGTGCTAATAGGTGCTGAGGAGTTCTTCTCAAATGGCATTCACTTAAATGTGTTAGAAGATTCTAAAAAGCAGGGAGAAGATGGCTGGAGCAACATTAACGCAATGAATGATGTTGTAAAATCTATTATTTTCTCAGATGAGGTTATAACTGTTGCATCTCTGCATAAAAATGCAGGAGCTGGTGGAGTCTTTTTGGCTCTGGCCTGTGACTATGTATTAGCTTCAGATGCAAGTGTTTTAAACCCTCACTACAAAACTCTAGGACTAAGTGGGAGTGAGTACCACACTTACACTCTTCCAAAAAGAGTAGGCGAAGTTAAAGCAAAAGAATTACTTGAAGAGTGTTTACCTATAAGTGCGATAAAAGCCAAAGAGATAAATATGATTGATGAGGTCTATGAAAAAGAGAACTATTTTTATGATTTAAGAAAATATGCCCAAACATTAGTAGATGATGAAGATAAGTATGATGATTACATATATGATAAACAAGATTATTTACAAGAAAACCAAAAGTACATAAATGAGTGTAAAGAGCAAGAACTTAAAGTTATGTATCCCGAGTTTTGGGATGAGACAAGTGAGTTTCATACTCTAAGACATGAATTTGTATATAAAGTATGCCCAATAAAAACACCAAGCAGATTAAAATTAAGGAGCAAGAGATGCATGAATATAGTATAG
- a CDS encoding AAA family ATPase, which yields MKVKFEDKLYRKNGRNGTALKYLCFDIFKQYLKLHNNLSYEELQQLFNKWHCNNNYVVLSKDEWESKTQDLQSRYFNPIKYNSEEIYFTTQWGNNGGDCDNIKNIINFAQKQGYKIEIIEDEIISKKTIKLKQQQNINIKNIILYGAPGVGKTHNYQRLISMIEEGRSQSEIFKSISDNEEITQDSEAFKVIRNDKRVEFVTFHQSYSYEDFIEGFRPNEDGKIKLEDGIFKQLCVDAYVNKEKNFYIVIDEINRGNISKIFGELITLIEEDKRDAYEVTLPYSKEKFSVPSNLYIIATMNSTDKSIATVDIALRRRFTFLKMQPKLELVEQQEAKDMMEKLNIYISNTIGEDYKLGHSYFMKVRDADDLEFVKEYKIKPLLEEYFYADEDNHKKALEMLNIEKIED from the coding sequence AATAATTTGAGTTACGAAGAGTTACAGCAATTATTTAATAAATGGCATTGCAATAATAACTATGTTGTTCTTTCAAAAGATGAATGGGAAAGTAAAACCCAAGATTTACAATCAAGATATTTTAATCCTATAAAATATAATTCAGAAGAGATTTATTTTACTACGCAGTGGGGTAATAATGGTGGCGATTGTGATAATATAAAGAACATAATAAATTTTGCACAAAAGCAAGGATATAAAATTGAAATAATAGAAGATGAGATAATTTCTAAAAAGACTATTAAACTTAAACAACAACAAAATATTAATATAAAAAATATAATCCTATACGGTGCTCCAGGAGTTGGAAAAACTCATAACTATCAAAGACTGATATCTATGATAGAAGAGGGTAGAAGTCAAAGTGAGATATTTAAAAGTATCTCTGATAATGAAGAAATCACACAAGATAGCGAAGCTTTTAAAGTTATAAGAAATGATAAAAGAGTAGAGTTTGTAACCTTCCATCAAAGCTACTCTTATGAAGATTTTATAGAAGGTTTTAGACCAAATGAAGATGGGAAGATAAAACTTGAAGATGGGATATTTAAGCAGTTGTGTGTAGATGCTTATGTGAACAAAGAAAAAAACTTCTACATAGTCATAGACGAAATAAACAGGGGAAATATAAGTAAAATCTTTGGAGAACTTATAACACTTATAGAAGAAGATAAAAGAGATGCTTATGAAGTTACGCTTCCATACTCAAAAGAGAAGTTTAGTGTTCCATCAAACCTCTACATCATAGCCACTATGAACTCTACTGATAAGTCAATCGCCACAGTTGATATTGCTCTTAGAAGAAGATTTACATTTTTAAAGATGCAACCAAAATTAGAATTAGTAGAGCAACAAGAAGCAAAAGATATGATGGAAAAACTAAATATTTACATCAGTAATACAATAGGAGAAGATTATAAACTAGGACATAGTTACTTTATGAAAGTACGAGATGCAGATGATTTAGAATTTGTAAAAGAGTACAAAATAAAACCACTTTTAGAAGAGTATTTTTATGCGGATGAAGATAATCATAAAAAAGCGTTAGAGATGCTAAATATAGAAAAAATAGAGGATTAA